The Grus americana isolate bGruAme1 chromosome 5, bGruAme1.mat, whole genome shotgun sequence region TAAAAAGAGAATATACTGTTGCCTCCTGGTGGTTGGATATATTAGCACAGGTGCCAAGTGCTAACCACCAaccaaaagaaagaatttggaaaaaagtattgaaagaataatttttaattaagataGCAGAGTTCTTAACCTATACTATTTCCTTTTTAGAAACACTTCTCCCATCAGTCTATGGGAACAAATCAGGGGTGTTTGATACTACCAGTGCTGCTGGTGCTTTGCCTTGCATCCCTGCTAGCTAGTTGGCAGATCAGGTTTTGCTTTTCGTGTAGCAGCTGCTAGACTTTTTCACACTTGCAGACCTCTCCCATAAGTTTCATTGTTGTGTTTTAACTGCCGTAAACATTTTTTGATTGCAAGACTACCAGagctgcagtaaaaataaaataaaacaataaaaaatgtgagCTCCGTAGTCTGGAGGAGAGATCTTAGAAATTGTTTGGGTCCCTAAATTCTTAAGTGGTGCCTTGGCACACTTCTGCCAAAGGTGACTGGTGGAAAATGTCATCTGTCCTTTTTGTTTCATACTGGGAATAGATTCTGAATGGAGAATTCATTGACTGATAATTATAACCACATCAGGTTATCCTCTTTTTAGTATACCTCACCATCTTGCGGTTAGCACTGAAAATTACTTCTTCCAGTGTTTGTCCAtattttctcacatttcttttaCTGGGGGGGGACACTTTTTCCCTCTAGGATCTTATAGTTGATCAGACAATAGAGAAGGTTTCTTTCTGCGCACCAGACAGGAACTTTGACCGGGCATTCTCATACATCTGTCGAGATGGCACGACAAGACGCTGGATATGCCACTGCTTTATGGCTGTAAAGGACACGGTAAGTTTAATATGGTGTGTGTCCAACTCTTCCAGCTTCTAGCTGGAAGTTATGCTCAGAAAAATTAACTGCCTAGACTACTGCAATATGTTTTGACTTCAGCTAAAGTATTACTTAGTCCTTGAAAATTGTTTTAGTTCTAATTCTTTATATCTGAATTATTTGCCATCTCTCTGTGGTGTCATCTTTTGGAGAGAAACAGTGCCCAGCATGTGTATAAACGGAATGCAGTCAGCCTCAGATATCTCTAGCAGAAGGGAACTACTCTTCTAAAAATAGCCAGAAGATATTCTCATCTGAAAATGTATACAGCCAAAAACTGAAACAGCAATGACAGTTTTTCCAGGATAAAATCATAGTGAGTAAATACAGACTGGTTATGAATGCAGCCTCTTGTATGCGAATGTTGTCTTGAATGGAAAGCCATCAGAATGTTAAGGGATGGAGCTAAACTGAATTAAAttagcattttgtttgcttctaaGTGATGGAGATTTTTCCAGTACAAGGTTTGAAAGTAAGTTACCTCTATCAGTCTCTTGCTGTGTAGACTTAAGTATGTTGTTTAACTCCCTGATCTggccttttcctctttctgctctttgttgAATCCTGCCTATATCATAGAAAGCTCTTGAAACCTCATGCAAATTCATTGTGTGAACTCCACATAGCATGTTCAGAGCAATTGTACTTGACAATTTatcatttttccttaaagaGAAACAATGAAGCTAGAAGTTCCCACCTAAACTCATGTTAGAGCTGgagcatttctgttttcctctgtgaatAACAGGCCAATTCACTTACTGATTACAATAGATGAGTTGAGCTACTGGTGGTAATAGCGCCTCTGACTCAACTGTAGCCGCCGTATCAGCTGGATTGCTGGACTTGTTCCGACATGAATTGTCTTTCCTTATTGCAGTTATTGGACAGTGGAGCCTTTTGTCCCCGCTGTCCCCGCTGGTTAATAATGGAAGTGCTTTTCAGAAGGCACTCTTGGTACTAACTTGTGCATTTGGTCAGGGCTGCTAAGAGGTGTAAGTGGTCAGCATTGTACTTTTAATTTTCACACTTGCACACCATGATAGTGTCTCCCTGAGTCCCCTGTAAACATTCTCTGTCTGAGAATAGCACTTACCTGTCCTGCAGGACTTAGACCTGCTTAAGGTGGCTTCACAAGGGTTTCTTTGTGCACAAATGTATCCAGAGGCAAGGAATCCGCGCAGGCACGTTACTGCACTAGCATCTTAGTAGCAGTTGAACTAGGGATTATCCAACAATCTCTTTAATTTCTGGGTGACCTTCTTGAACACCGCTCGTGCATTAGTAGTTGGGAGTCTTTATATACCAGGTTTAATTTTAGAGCCATACAAAAAGCGGCCAATTACAGTAGTTCTCTTTAATGCTTTAATTATATTCCTCTTGTAAAGGCAGGTTATCACGTTGCAATGCTCGAAGCACATGTATGTTTCTGTTCCAGTTACTCTATGATGCAATGTTGTCTTATACAGGGGGAAAGGTTGAGTCATGCCGTGGGCTGTGCATTTGCAGCATGCCTGGAGCGAAAGCAGAAGCGAGAGAAGGAGTGTGGAGTGACTGCCACCTTTGATGCCAGCAGAACCACGTTCACTAGAGAGGGGTCATTCAGGGTCACTACAGCTACTGAACAAGCGGAGAGAGAGGAAATTATGAGACAGATGCCGGATACTAAAGGTATGGGGTGCAACTTACACGATCATCCATagcaagaaaaaacagcacTGAGGTGAATTGGAACCTAGGCAAGGATTGAGGCTTAATGTCCTTGCAACATTCCCTCTCTTGAACCTTATTACGTACAAATCATATTCCCAGACGCTCGTCACTTCACAAGATGAAAAATGCTCCTGGATTCACTCATAGTGCATTTTCCCACATCTCCTCTAGAAAAAGTACAAGTGGCTTCATATGTGAAAGCTGTTCCTGCTTTGTGTTGTCAGCCTGCTTTATGGCAGAGAACACCATAGGTACCATACTAAAGACCTTATtagaaaaatgttataaaaatataacaagTTCGCCCGACATGAAGTAATCCTTTTTGTAGTCTAAAGCTTATGGTAAATGAACAGACAATTATGTgcatttttcttagaaaataatgtgggtttattttgattttttaaggCAGGTTACAAAGTGTATGTGTAGAGCTATATTGCATGAGGGACAAACAGATCAATGGCAGTGTGCtttcttgaaaaaacaaaccaaaacaacaaccccCTCCCCATAAAACACATAACTGTTGCACTGTTGATTACAGTCAAAACTAGTAACTGATTTGAGAGGAGTTAGTTTTGACGACGTAgccatttaaaatgtcatttaaagtGTTCTCAAATTCAAGTGAGAGTAGAACTTCTTACCCAAATTCTATTCCAAGTGATGGAGTTCTACAGCTaagtaaaaataagtatttataaTACTGCCTGTAGCCCTCTTTACAGTGGAGTTAAACTTTTGTTTCAGAGGGTTCCACAGCAAGTTTTATGCTGCCACTTGATTGCAAAACTTTAATCTTCGTTTTCATCATCCATCTGCTTGTTCCCATACATTAGTTTTAGAATGTGCTAAATGAAGCTTAAACACAAGGCCTTTGTTACTTGAGGGCATGAGTCAAACTCTTGACTCAATGAAGGTGTGTGAAATCCTTTCCAAGAAAGACTGATTAGAAAAGTTGCACTTGGACGAGCAGCTGCAACTCATGGGTACTGAAGCTTGCAAGACAACATAATTAGTTCTTCCTACCATTCGAGCTCCTCAGAAATCTCTAGTGTGACTCCTCTCTTTACCAGACTTCTAGTTATTCTGTTGATGTGTcaacaaaaaaagtcattgtttTGCCTAAAATGTTTGGAAGGCAATATAGGTAAAATAAGAGTTCAGACCAGGACAGTGAgatttccccttctcctcctgtgtTGATGAGCTGTGTTTATTGCCCCAAAAGCCAATTCACTTATGAGTGAGAGAGAGTTTTCCTAGAGTTGGAAAAATCCCCATTGCTATTCTAATCATAGGTGTCGTGATTTAAACTAGGCTTAATCCTTCATTTCTACCATTAGGCCTGGTTGATAGAAGCATTGTGGTGCTCTGCAGAACCCTGCAAAATGAAGCAGCTGCCTTTAAGTTGGAGGAGCTTCCAGTGCAACTAACTAGTGACTAGGTGCTAACATTACAGATAAATTCAGTTAAGGAAGTGACACAGGAACGCACTGCAAATGTGGCTGGTGTTAGCAAGGCCTGCCAGCTCCGAGGCTGAATCTACCTTGCAGCATGCTTCCATCTCTCTGTAACGTATTTCCCGGaggagctggggagctgcagcctgaGCACTGAATACAGCCAAACCTGTGAAGTGCTGCTGCTACCTTTGGCCTGCGGAAGCTTGTGCAGGGTGTTTGGCTGCTGATTCTGCAGGGTTAAGAGGGTGGCTTTTAAAAGAAGGCCCTAGAGCTGGGTTCTGTTCGTTGCTGCTGAGCTATGCCACCCTAAGTAACTTAATACAGTTTGTAGTAATACTTTGGCCATAGTTCTGTATGAGGCAAAGTAAAGGTCTTGAACACACAATACACTTTTCAGTCTTAGTCATAAATGCATTGCAGGTATTTCTAGAGCTGGGGTCTCGGGAACAGCTAGAAAGAATACATATATATGGCCATCATTTCTATGAAGTGACTAGCCTTAGTAAGCTTCGCTTTGGAGACAGGATGTATGTAAAGTGACATGGTGAAGGCAATGAAGGtatacagaaattatttttctgctaggGTATTAGAAACTTGTTTGGAAGAGTACTAATTATGCAAACCCCTATCGtttctcttttcaaaacaaatggaAGTAGGGGCAGGCAGTTGAACACTACTTTGCTTTACTCTTCTAACCTCACTCAATTTCCTCCAGCAGTTGAAACGGAAGTGAAAACAGTAGCACCAGGTGCTGCACCAAACAATGCTGCCCCCTCTTCTGGCTCACCAACCTCTCCTACTGCTGAAGTTGCTGCCTCTCTGGATAAAGAAATGAGCAATCCCCACGCTATTCCACGGAGACATGCCCCTATAGAACAGCTTGCCAGGCAAGGGTCTTTCAGGGGCTTCCCTGCCCTTAGCCAAAAGATGTCTCCTTTTAAACGCCAGTTGTCTTTGCGAATAAATGAGCTGCCTTCAACAGTGCAAAGGAAGACTGATTTCCCCATGAAAAACTCAGGTAAAACTAAATGGTTCCAGTGAAACATTACCTTACAttgtctcctcttcctttccttctctgtggCTTCAGATAACTCCTTATTTTCTAGTTAATCCCTCTTCCTGCCTCATATGGATCATTTCTCGTGAATGAACATCACCACGTCAGAAAACTTCTGCTTTGGGAATAGGCAAGAATTTCAAATGCAGTATTCACATGCAGCAGGCAAACAGTTTTAATCACTGTCTGAAATATTGGAGAGCAGCTTGAAGCGCTCAAGGAATGGGTGTTGGTGAATTTAGTAGGTGCTGGCTCTTCCCTCTGAGTCACTGAACCAGTTCCTCCACTTAATGCCACGGCATCTTGAGCGACAAATCCCTTCAAGGCCTTAAGCACTTGTCATGGGATCACGTGATGCTTTTCTGCAGTCTGTCCTTCTGCCTGTCTGAATTCTTCTTTTTGAGAGCAATTAAATGGCTTTTCACCTTGCATTAGAAGAAACTTTATTGTTTAGGTGGTACAGCTGGCTGTATCAGTAATGTGCGGTACAATTTTCACATGATGGTAGTGGGGTTTTCTAGAGTCATCCCAACATAAACGCCTGGGGTGCTAAGTGTCCTAGAGCCCCCTTACCTAGGTCATCCTGCAGGCCAGCTGTACTCTTACCTGGCAAGAGAGCTAGTTTTAGGGTTCTAagctttaaagtaaaaattactgtggcaaaggcaaaaccaacaaaaataccTAGCCTGACTTCTCTTACAATCCTTATTTGGTGGCCTGTGCTTTAAGACCAGCACTGAGTTTTATCAGTTTTACAGTGATAATGCACTGCTTACTAGTGATGCTCACTGAGCACACCACAATCTGCGTTTTTCATGATTCAGAACATCTCATGCACGTTCCCATGCatgctgctgccagtgctgcttACTGTCACACTACATGCGCTGTATTGGAATATCCCTTAAAGCATCAATTTTTGGGCATGCCTCCCCCTGAATTTTAGATACGGCGCATGTTGTGTCCAGGCATCTTATGGTTTTTATACTATTTGTGCTTAGTTATGCCTGCTCACGTCAGTTCTGTGCAATGAAGGACTGATGATCGGTACTTTTGAAAAGCAGTGCAATTAATGAGAACATCTGGTAAGTTGGCAGTTTTGCTCCGGATGTTACTTTATCCACATTATGCTAATACTTGGTTTAAAACTGAGTGTCCATTTTATTTGAGCattcagcttttgcttttcataattCTACCACAGGAGCTAGGGATTTCAGCTACTGCTGAAGTGGAACAATCAACATTCTAAGTCTAGACTTCACTTGCCACTGTACATTGCTGTCAGCACATTTAAACTTCATCTAGTTACTGTGGAAGGACGTTGTTGGAACGCTTAAATCTATCataagtattttcatttcacagagtGCCAAATCCTTGATATGTTTAGCGCTTTAATACTGAAAGATTTAGATCTCTACTAAAGCTATAGAaacctcttttattttctgaaacgAACATCCTCTTGCATTGACACAGAGAAGCAGTAATAACTGACTTTAAATCTGGACCTCTCATCCCCTTACCCTCTTGTCTTAGTCACAGAATACGCTAATGTGGCGTTCTATTTCAGTCAGGTCTTCAACACTGATGTAAAAAAAGCTGTCATGCAAATCAGTAGCAGGAATATCTAGGACATAAGGGAACTaattatatttcagtttcaCATTGGTATTTGTGAATTGTTTCTCTATCCTTTAAACTTCCaatttaatgaattttctttacattttagtCCCTGAGGTAGAAGGGGAAACGGACAGCATTAGTGCCCTGTGCTCTCAGATCACCAGTGCTTTCAGCACACCATCTGAAGATCCTTTCTCTTCGGCCCCCATGACAAAACCAGTGACAGTAGTCGCACCACAGTCTCCTGCCTTTCAAGGTTTGTGATTTCTTTGCGTGCCACGGTCATGCTGGATGAGGCTTGAATGCACATAATGTTGCTTTCTAGTAACACATGGTCTTAATTTCTTGTGCAAGTCCTGTTGTCATTATTTTGGGGGAATACATCCTGCTTTATTAATCTTGTCTGTTtagtttttctgtgtttttgtttttaacaaaaagttCATACACCTACCACACGATAGTTACCTGTAAACGGGACTGGCTTTGAGATAATGGCTATTTTAACATTCTGTCTCCTGAACTGCAAAAACCTTGACAACTGTGTGTCACAGGAACCAAATCCCACAAGGCAAGAGATTTTGTGCCACCACATGATTACTGTTTTTCACACAAACTCTTAGATAAGTTGTGGAGAGATGCCAACTAGAGAACTCATAGCAGCCTCTGAGCTTCATTTCACTGATATGCTTTTATACAAGTTGTGTGAAAAAAGAACCTCTCCTTGTTCAATGTAGTTATTGTTACTTTGCATCTAAAATCTGTTCTTCTTTTGAACCTAAGCTTAATCATACAGTAACTTCCGGTGAGCCATATCTCTTCTCTATAATAACAACAAATTTAACTTCAGTTGGTCATCAGAACTCAAGATGTCACCCAATACATAAAAATCCACCGTTCTGTTAACAAGCGTTGGCTTGGTGAAACGGAATTTACTAGTTTTATCAACTGTCAGTCCGATTTGGCTAACTTACGCAAACTGCTGTCATGTGGAAGTGTCTAAAATTGTTGTATGTTGATAGGTATGACATGGCCCACTAATATTCCAGTTGTGTGCATGCCTTGCATGAATTAATTGCACTGATGTTGTCTGCTCCCATTTTAGTTAATGGCACTGCCTCTGCCTTCTGTGTGCTTGCTGCTAAACCATCCCAAGCTGCTGTAGTGTCCACAGCTATGCCAGTTCGTGAAACCAATCCTTGGGCTCATGCTCCTGCTGCTAATACTGGAGCTGCAGCCATGGTCGCTGGTAAGATTGGAAGTAGATCCGGTGCATTGCTATGAGAACTTGGATCAAAAGCATAATTGAGCCCTCGAGACAATTGTCAATGCCACTTAACAGCAAGTGGAAGGAACACTAACAAAAGCCGGAAGTAGTAGCCTTTTGCACAAGTGGATGGAGGGAAGCGATGAACTCACTGGTTCTGGGTCTATAAGCTGGACTGATTCTTATTTTGgcagcattttagaaaaaacagtGCTTAAAAGGGAAGTAATGAAATAATGCGTTTGGGGATGAAGGGGAAAGAATCTGTATGTGTgcccaaaataatttttgtgcGTTCTTACCACTAACGTACGTAAGGAGAGATTAAGTTGGTTGCGTAAAGGCTTTAGAGgttcatttcttctgttaaataAGTTTAGTCTGTCCCTCCAGTCCTTGTCTATAGTTATATACAATGTAAGGTGGTACCGTAAATGGCTGTTATCCATGTGGACCCATGCTAGAAGGCTACAGTCAAACTAATATCATTTCCTGGTGTAAGCTCAACTCGAAAAGAGAAACTTGGGTAGTGAGAGAGTGGGTTCTGCTTGGCCTCATAAGAGTACCAGACCCGTTTTCAGTAAGTCTTGCCCCATAACAGAGAGCCCCTAAGCTCTGCCTCCAACAGTTCCCACTgtgaaaacaacagcaaactGATCTTTAGATGGCGTTTAACTAGATCAGGCTGAATGAAGACTGCTGAGCATTCCACTTCTCCAAAACACCAAATAGCAAACAAATTGCAGAGCCGTCTCTAGCGTTCctagttgcttttcttttcttatcacATCGGAAACCTGGCAAGGCCCtatgggaaggaaagagaatttgaaactgcagggagaaggaaaaccagaatttgGCTGGTGGGAGGTAGTTTTGAAACTGTGGGAGGAATGGAAATGATGGTcacttatatttttttaatcgttgaagaaaaatgagttaaaatcAGAGCTGATTTTATAGAGGAAAAGTCTAGAATGCTGAGTGTTGAACACTGCAAAAGAGTTTAAGGGGTTAACAGCCTGAGTTATATAGGAAAAGAGTAAGGGAAGAGCAAGTGGAGATGGAGGAAGAATACAAAGGAGTCATAGTAAGTACAGTTTACATATCATATAGTAAGTTTGATTAGATGTATTGCCTTAAATGTTCATGTATATTGGAGTGAGTGGTCACACTTAATGTGTATGGGACAGAAAAATTAACGTTGTCTTGAACCCACAGTACCATTACATTACTGTCCTTTAGAGGGCAAAGCCTTTATTTAGGAGACAGAGCAAATGGGTCTTAAAAAGAGTTTCTCATAGCTCTGTGCTCTAACAGTCCCTGAGCTGTACATTCAGACACTAATACTCCTCAGTTAGAGGAATTGGTGGCTATGGATTAGATCACTGCCACTACGTTATGAGCACAGGTGGCAGCTCTCCTGCATGCCTTAAAGTCTCAGATGTCTGCTATgaagataaagaaataaatctgcattttagTGAAGAAACTCTACTCCTTGACCGATGTCTTTCTATAACAGACCAGGACAGTGGGTGCACAAAGACACTTCCAGTGTTGGTAGCAGTCTTTCAGCTGTGGAGGGAGGAGGCCTGTCTGTCCTTGTGTACATCCTCCAGCCTTTCTAACTGATAAAAGGGCAAGGAGTGGAAATGTTAACAACTTCCCCATGCTTTCCTTCCCAGGCACTGAATGGAGCAGCACCTCCTCAGGTGCGGCCTCACCAAGCCTTTTCCAAGGAAATCACAGACGTACTCCCTCAGAGGCAGACCGCTGGTTGGAAGAGGTCTCAAAGACTGTCAGAGCCCaacagcagccagccccagcaccagccccagcacctgccccacagccactactgcagcctcctccagcagcttccCAGTCAGCACCAGCCTTCCCAGTCAACACCTTCATTGCGCCCCAGCCTGTGCCGGTGGGTGTGGTACCGCCCATGCAGCCAGCATTTATTCCAGCTCAGCCCTATGCTGTAGCAAATGGGATGACCTACGCGGCCCCAAGCGTACCTGTGGTTGGAATCACACCTTCCCAGATGGTAGCCAACGTCTTTGGCACTGCAAGTCACACTCCAGCAGCCCATCCGCATCAGTCACCCAGTCTTGTCAAACAGCAGACATTCTCTCAGTATGAAAGCAACAGCGCTACGACCAGCCCTTTCTTCAATCCACCCGTGCAGCACAACGGCTCTGCAGCTTTCAACGGAGTTGAGGGCGGCAAATGGGCTGCAGAGGACAAGCATTCACAGCCTCCCGCAGCCACTCCCCAGGTAGACCCATTTGAAGCACAGTGGGCAGCACTAGAGAGCAAGGCAAAGCAGCGCACTAATCCCTCTCCGACTAACCCCTTCTCCAGTGATTTACAGAAGACATTTGA contains the following coding sequences:
- the NUMB gene encoding protein numb homolog isoform X1, which codes for MNKLRQSFRRKKDVYVPEASRPHQWQTDEEGVRTGKCSFPVKYLGHVEVDESRGMHICEDAVKRLKSLPTVIALDLSPLFLQERKFFKGFFGKSGKKAVKAVLWVSADGLRVVDEKTKDLIVDQTIEKVSFCAPDRNFDRAFSYICRDGTTRRWICHCFMAVKDTGERLSHAVGCAFAACLERKQKREKECGVTATFDASRTTFTREGSFRVTTATEQAEREEIMRQMPDTKAVETEVKTVAPGAAPNNAAPSSGSPTSPTAEVAASLDKEMSNPHAIPRRHAPIEQLARQGSFRGFPALSQKMSPFKRQLSLRINELPSTVQRKTDFPMKNSVPEVEGETDSISALCSQITSAFSTPSEDPFSSAPMTKPVTVVAPQSPAFQVNGTASAFCVLAAKPSQAAVVSTAMPVRETNPWAHAPAANTGAAAMVAGTEWSSTSSGAASPSLFQGNHRRTPSEADRWLEEVSKTVRAQQQPAPAPAPAPAPQPLLQPPPAASQSAPAFPVNTFIAPQPVPVGVVPPMQPAFIPAQPYAVANGMTYAAPSVPVVGITPSQMVANVFGTASHTPAAHPHQSPSLVKQQTFSQYESNSATTSPFFNPPVQHNGSAAFNGVEGGKWAAEDKHSQPPAATPQVDPFEAQWAALESKAKQRTNPSPTNPFSSDLQKTFEIEL
- the NUMB gene encoding protein numb homolog isoform X2; amino-acid sequence: MNKLRQSFRRKKDVYVPEASRPHQWQTDEEGVRTGKCSFPVKYLGHVEVDESRGMHICEDAVKRLKSLPTVIALDLSPLFLQERKFFKGFFGKSGKKAVKAVLWVSADGLRVVDEKTKDLIVDQTIEKVSFCAPDRNFDRAFSYICRDGTTRRWICHCFMAVKDTGERLSHAVGCAFAACLERKQKREKECGVTATFDASRTTFTREGSFRVTTATEQAEREEIMRQMPDTKVETEVKTVAPGAAPNNAAPSSGSPTSPTAEVAASLDKEMSNPHAIPRRHAPIEQLARQGSFRGFPALSQKMSPFKRQLSLRINELPSTVQRKTDFPMKNSVPEVEGETDSISALCSQITSAFSTPSEDPFSSAPMTKPVTVVAPQSPAFQVNGTASAFCVLAAKPSQAAVVSTAMPVRETNPWAHAPAANTGAAAMVAGTEWSSTSSGAASPSLFQGNHRRTPSEADRWLEEVSKTVRAQQQPAPAPAPAPAPQPLLQPPPAASQSAPAFPVNTFIAPQPVPVGVVPPMQPAFIPAQPYAVANGMTYAAPSVPVVGITPSQMVANVFGTASHTPAAHPHQSPSLVKQQTFSQYESNSATTSPFFNPPVQHNGSAAFNGVEGGKWAAEDKHSQPPAATPQVDPFEAQWAALESKAKQRTNPSPTNPFSSDLQKTFEIEL
- the NUMB gene encoding protein numb homolog isoform X3 — its product is MNKLRQSFRRKKDVYVPEASRPHQWQTDEEGVRTGKCSFPVKYLGHVEVDESRGMHICEDAVKRLKSERKFFKGFFGKSGKKAVKAVLWVSADGLRVVDEKTKDLIVDQTIEKVSFCAPDRNFDRAFSYICRDGTTRRWICHCFMAVKDTGERLSHAVGCAFAACLERKQKREKECGVTATFDASRTTFTREGSFRVTTATEQAEREEIMRQMPDTKAVETEVKTVAPGAAPNNAAPSSGSPTSPTAEVAASLDKEMSNPHAIPRRHAPIEQLARQGSFRGFPALSQKMSPFKRQLSLRINELPSTVQRKTDFPMKNSVPEVEGETDSISALCSQITSAFSTPSEDPFSSAPMTKPVTVVAPQSPAFQVNGTASAFCVLAAKPSQAAVVSTAMPVRETNPWAHAPAANTGAAAMVAGTEWSSTSSGAASPSLFQGNHRRTPSEADRWLEEVSKTVRAQQQPAPAPAPAPAPQPLLQPPPAASQSAPAFPVNTFIAPQPVPVGVVPPMQPAFIPAQPYAVANGMTYAAPSVPVVGITPSQMVANVFGTASHTPAAHPHQSPSLVKQQTFSQYESNSATTSPFFNPPVQHNGSAAFNGVEGGKWAAEDKHSQPPAATPQVDPFEAQWAALESKAKQRTNPSPTNPFSSDLQKTFEIEL
- the NUMB gene encoding protein numb homolog isoform X4, whose product is MNKLRQSFRRKKDVYVPEASRPHQWQTDEEGVRTGKCSFPVKYLGHVEVDESRGMHICEDAVKRLKSSGKKAVKAVLWVSADGLRVVDEKTKDLIVDQTIEKVSFCAPDRNFDRAFSYICRDGTTRRWICHCFMAVKDTGERLSHAVGCAFAACLERKQKREKECGVTATFDASRTTFTREGSFRVTTATEQAEREEIMRQMPDTKAVETEVKTVAPGAAPNNAAPSSGSPTSPTAEVAASLDKEMSNPHAIPRRHAPIEQLARQGSFRGFPALSQKMSPFKRQLSLRINELPSTVQRKTDFPMKNSVPEVEGETDSISALCSQITSAFSTPSEDPFSSAPMTKPVTVVAPQSPAFQVNGTASAFCVLAAKPSQAAVVSTAMPVRETNPWAHAPAANTGAAAMVAGTEWSSTSSGAASPSLFQGNHRRTPSEADRWLEEVSKTVRAQQQPAPAPAPAPAPQPLLQPPPAASQSAPAFPVNTFIAPQPVPVGVVPPMQPAFIPAQPYAVANGMTYAAPSVPVVGITPSQMVANVFGTASHTPAAHPHQSPSLVKQQTFSQYESNSATTSPFFNPPVQHNGSAAFNGVEGGKWAAEDKHSQPPAATPQVDPFEAQWAALESKAKQRTNPSPTNPFSSDLQKTFEIEL
- the NUMB gene encoding protein numb homolog isoform X9, with amino-acid sequence MNKLRQSFRRKKDVYVPEASRPHQWQTDEEGVRTGKCSFPVKYLGHVEVDESRGMHICEDAVKRLKSSGKKAVKAVLWVSADGLRVVDEKTKDLIVDQTIEKVSFCAPDRNFDRAFSYICRDGTTRRWICHCFMAVKDTGERLSHAVGCAFAACLERKQKREKECGVTATFDASRTTFTREGSFRVTTATEQAEREEIMRQMPDTKAVETEVKTVAPGAAPNNAAPSSGSPTSPTAEVAASLDKEMSNPHAIPRRHAPIEQLARQGSFRGFPALSQKMSPFKRQLSLRINELPSTVQRKTDFPMKNSVPEVEGETDSISALCSQITSAFSTPSEDPFSSAPMTKPVTVVAPQSPAFQGTEWSSTSSGAASPSLFQGNHRRTPSEADRWLEEVSKTVRAQQQPAPAPAPAPAPQPLLQPPPAASQSAPAFPVNTFIAPQPVPVGVVPPMQPAFIPAQPYAVANGMTYAAPSVPVVGITPSQMVANVFGTASHTPAAHPHQSPSLVKQQTFSQYESNSATTSPFFNPPVQHNGSAAFNGVEGGKWAAEDKHSQPPAATPQVDPFEAQWAALESKAKQRTNPSPTNPFSSDLQKTFEIEL
- the NUMB gene encoding protein numb homolog isoform X10, translating into MNKLRQSFRRKKDVYVPEASRPHQWQTDEEGVRTGKCSFPVKYLGHVEVDESRGMHICEDAVKRLKSSGKKAVKAVLWVSADGLRVVDEKTKDLIVDQTIEKVSFCAPDRNFDRAFSYICRDGTTRRWICHCFMAVKDTGERLSHAVGCAFAACLERKQKREKECGVTATFDASRTTFTREGSFRVTTATEQAEREEIMRQMPDTKVETEVKTVAPGAAPNNAAPSSGSPTSPTAEVAASLDKEMSNPHAIPRRHAPIEQLARQGSFRGFPALSQKMSPFKRQLSLRINELPSTVQRKTDFPMKNSVPEVEGETDSISALCSQITSAFSTPSEDPFSSAPMTKPVTVVAPQSPAFQGTEWSSTSSGAASPSLFQGNHRRTPSEADRWLEEVSKTVRAQQQPAPAPAPAPAPQPLLQPPPAASQSAPAFPVNTFIAPQPVPVGVVPPMQPAFIPAQPYAVANGMTYAAPSVPVVGITPSQMVANVFGTASHTPAAHPHQSPSLVKQQTFSQYESNSATTSPFFNPPVQHNGSAAFNGVEGGKWAAEDKHSQPPAATPQVDPFEAQWAALESKAKQRTNPSPTNPFSSDLQKTFEIEL
- the NUMB gene encoding protein numb homolog isoform X5; the protein is MNKLRQSFRRKKDVYVPEASRPHQWQTDEEGVRTGKCSFPVKYLGHVEVDESRGMHICEDAVKRLKSSGKKAVKAVLWVSADGLRVVDEKTKDLIVDQTIEKVSFCAPDRNFDRAFSYICRDGTTRRWICHCFMAVKDTGERLSHAVGCAFAACLERKQKREKECGVTATFDASRTTFTREGSFRVTTATEQAEREEIMRQMPDTKVETEVKTVAPGAAPNNAAPSSGSPTSPTAEVAASLDKEMSNPHAIPRRHAPIEQLARQGSFRGFPALSQKMSPFKRQLSLRINELPSTVQRKTDFPMKNSVPEVEGETDSISALCSQITSAFSTPSEDPFSSAPMTKPVTVVAPQSPAFQVNGTASAFCVLAAKPSQAAVVSTAMPVRETNPWAHAPAANTGAAAMVAGTEWSSTSSGAASPSLFQGNHRRTPSEADRWLEEVSKTVRAQQQPAPAPAPAPAPQPLLQPPPAASQSAPAFPVNTFIAPQPVPVGVVPPMQPAFIPAQPYAVANGMTYAAPSVPVVGITPSQMVANVFGTASHTPAAHPHQSPSLVKQQTFSQYESNSATTSPFFNPPVQHNGSAAFNGVEGGKWAAEDKHSQPPAATPQVDPFEAQWAALESKAKQRTNPSPTNPFSSDLQKTFEIEL